From a region of the Streptomyces venezuelae genome:
- a CDS encoding APC family permease, with product MATPARSSRLRAWMLEGLTAENSSPAAKEAAAQPHGRPWWRVMCLTGLDYFSTLGYQPGIAFLAAGLLSPLATIVLVLLTLFGALPVYRRVAEESPHGEGSIAMLEKLLSFWKGKLFVLTLLGFAATDFLITITLSAADATAHMVENPHLTSTLHGHEVLITLILIALLGGVFLKGFSEAIGVAVVLVGTYLGLNVVVVAVGLWHVFTAPQVITDWTAALTAEHGNVFMMIAIALVVFPKLALGLSGFETGVAVMPHVKGDPDDTEEKPAGRIRGAKKLLTTAAVIMSVFLICSSLITTLLIPAAQFEPGGEANGRALAYLAHEYLGSAFGTVYDISTILILWFAGSSAMAGLLNLMPRYLPRYGMAPQWARALRPMVIVFTLVAFLVTWLFDADVDAQGGAYATGVLVLITSAAVAVTIAARRAGERGWTIGFGIISAVFIYTTAVNVVERPDGVKIGACFIGGIMALSLLSRLARVFELRVTHIEFDDMAQRFIRDTANRTIRFIANEPDNRDLEEYRQKKAQIRADNDIPAEDDVMFVEVTVLDASEFESGMRVRGEVLHGRYRVLTLESSSIPNALAALLLHVRDETGQRPHIYFEWTEGNPMANFFRFFLFGQGEVAPVTREVIREAEPDRSRRPHVHAG from the coding sequence ATGGCCACCCCTGCCCGCTCCTCGCGCCTGCGCGCGTGGATGCTGGAAGGCTTGACCGCCGAGAACAGTTCGCCCGCTGCCAAGGAGGCGGCGGCCCAGCCGCACGGCCGGCCCTGGTGGCGGGTGATGTGCCTGACGGGTCTGGACTACTTCTCCACCCTCGGCTACCAGCCCGGCATCGCCTTCCTCGCGGCCGGTCTGCTCTCGCCGCTGGCGACCATCGTGCTCGTCCTGCTGACCCTCTTCGGCGCCCTGCCCGTCTACCGGCGGGTGGCCGAGGAGAGCCCGCACGGCGAGGGCTCCATCGCCATGCTGGAGAAGCTCCTCTCCTTCTGGAAGGGCAAGCTCTTCGTCCTGACCCTGCTCGGGTTCGCGGCCACCGACTTCCTCATCACCATCACCCTCTCCGCCGCGGACGCGACCGCGCACATGGTGGAGAACCCGCACCTCACCAGTACCCTCCACGGCCACGAGGTCCTGATCACCCTGATCCTGATCGCGCTGCTCGGCGGCGTCTTCCTCAAGGGGTTCAGCGAGGCCATCGGCGTCGCCGTGGTCCTCGTGGGCACCTACCTCGGCCTGAACGTCGTGGTGGTGGCGGTCGGGCTGTGGCACGTGTTCACCGCACCGCAGGTCATCACGGACTGGACGGCCGCGCTGACCGCGGAGCACGGCAACGTGTTCATGATGATCGCCATCGCACTCGTCGTGTTCCCGAAGCTCGCACTGGGCCTGTCCGGGTTCGAGACCGGTGTGGCGGTCATGCCGCACGTGAAGGGTGACCCCGACGACACCGAGGAGAAGCCCGCCGGGCGGATCCGCGGCGCCAAGAAGCTGCTGACCACGGCTGCCGTGATCATGAGCGTCTTCCTGATCTGCTCCAGCCTGATCACCACGCTGCTCATCCCGGCCGCCCAGTTCGAGCCCGGCGGCGAGGCCAACGGCCGCGCCCTCGCGTACCTGGCCCACGAGTACCTGGGCTCCGCCTTCGGCACCGTCTACGACATCTCCACGATCCTGATCCTGTGGTTCGCGGGGTCCTCGGCGATGGCGGGCCTGCTCAACCTGATGCCGCGCTACCTGCCCCGCTACGGCATGGCCCCGCAGTGGGCCCGCGCCCTGCGCCCGATGGTCATCGTGTTCACCCTCGTCGCGTTCCTCGTGACCTGGCTCTTCGACGCCGACGTCGACGCGCAGGGCGGCGCCTACGCCACCGGTGTCCTGGTCCTGATCACCTCGGCGGCGGTAGCCGTGACCATCGCGGCCCGCCGTGCCGGGGAGCGCGGCTGGACCATCGGCTTCGGGATCATCTCCGCCGTCTTCATCTACACCACGGCCGTCAACGTCGTGGAGCGCCCGGACGGTGTGAAGATCGGTGCCTGCTTCATCGGCGGCATCATGGCGCTCTCCCTGCTCTCCCGCCTGGCCCGCGTCTTCGAGCTGCGCGTCACGCACATCGAGTTCGACGACATGGCGCAGCGGTTCATCCGTGACACCGCCAACCGCACGATCCGGTTCATCGCCAACGAGCCCGACAACCGGGACCTGGAGGAGTACCGGCAGAAGAAGGCGCAGATCCGCGCGGACAACGACATCCCGGCCGAGGACGACGTGATGTTCGTCGAGGTCACGGTCCTGGACGCGTCCGAATTCGAGTCCGGGATGCGCGTACGCGGCGAGGTCCTGCACGGCCGCTACCGCGTCCTGACCCTGGAGAGCTCCAGCATCCCCAACGCGCTGGCCGCCCTCCTCCTCCACGTCCGCGACGAGACCGGCCAGCGGCCCCACATCTACTTCGAGTGGACGGAAGGCAACCCGATGGCCAACTTCTTCCGCTTCTTCCTCTTCGGCCAGGGCGAGGTCGCCCCGGTCACCCGCGAGGTCATCCGCGAGGCCGAACCGGACCGCAGCCGCCGCCCGCACGTGCACGCCGGCTGA
- a CDS encoding peptidylprolyl isomerase, protein MATASDGAPPRTTHGPCQYTQTPDEPPARRVPLPPDPRRTPSRGTVDMAVPTSQGPLPLHLDRAKAPCTVQSFLHLARHGFYDRTVCHRLTAYPTLKVLQCGDPTGTGEGGPGYKYKDELPVDLPPAPTDPTGTRRLYGRGLLAMANAGPDTNGSQFFVVYGDSALRPNYTVFGTVGADGLTTLDKTAAGGIEPTAEDPAPVDGTPVLRTELFRVRQSCEH, encoded by the coding sequence GTGGCCACCGCTTCCGACGGCGCTCCGCCGCGCACCACGCACGGTCCTTGCCAGTACACGCAGACCCCGGACGAACCGCCCGCGCGCCGTGTTCCGCTGCCGCCCGACCCGCGGCGCACCCCCAGCCGTGGCACGGTGGACATGGCCGTTCCGACCAGCCAGGGCCCCCTCCCGCTGCACTTGGACCGGGCCAAGGCGCCGTGCACGGTGCAGAGTTTCCTGCACCTGGCCCGGCACGGGTTCTACGACCGCACGGTGTGCCACCGTCTGACGGCGTATCCGACGCTGAAGGTCCTGCAGTGCGGTGACCCGACCGGAACCGGTGAGGGCGGGCCCGGGTACAAGTACAAGGACGAGCTGCCGGTGGACCTGCCCCCGGCACCGACCGATCCGACCGGCACCCGCCGCCTCTACGGGCGTGGCCTGCTGGCGATGGCCAACGCCGGTCCGGACACGAACGGTTCGCAGTTCTTCGTCGTCTACGGAGACTCCGCGCTGCGGCCGAACTACACGGTGTTCGGCACGGTCGGCGCCGACGGCCTGACGACACTCGACAAGACCGCCGCCGGAGGTATCGAGCCGACCGCGGAGGACCCGGCGCCGGTCGACGGCACCCCCGTGCTGCGGACCGAGCTGTTCCGTGTCCGGCAGTCCTGCGAGCACTGA
- the kdpF gene encoding K(+)-transporting ATPase subunit F, with protein MNAENIVGLVVAVALLGYLVLALVKPERF; from the coding sequence GTGAACGCCGAGAACATCGTCGGCCTCGTCGTGGCCGTCGCCCTGCTGGGCTACCTCGTCCTCGCCCTCGTCAAGCCGGAGAGGTTCTAG
- a CDS encoding APC family permease has product MSIDMGKPSAAGRAPGTEDPPDTGVRTPADGDRHRLTALQGLAALSLDAMASVAYGPESIVLVLAAAGAHGLGFTLPVTLAIAALLAVLVASYRQVIAAFPDGGGSYAVARRHLGRRTSLVAAASLILDYVLNVAVSVTAGVAALTSAFPELYGERVWICLGVLLLVTAVNLRGVVESAKAFLVPTAVFVGSILAMVVAGLFRSGPVSTASAAGHATALGEGATTVGALLLLKAFAAGCSALTGVEAVANAVPSFRAPAARRAQRTEVALGALLGVMLIGLSVLIGRFHLQPVEGVTVLAQLADASFGHNAAFYVVQFATMVLLALAANTSFGGLPVLMSLLARDNHLPHVFALKADRQVHRHGVVWLALVSALLLVFSGGDTNTLVPLFAIGVFVGFTICQLGMVRHWYGERPRGWRAKAALNGFGALLTGVSALVVTATKFTEGAWLIVVALPLLVLGFGRVHRAYAEIGERLELGRIPQAPRRSRSLVVVPVSGLSRLTSQALTAARSLGDEVLAVTVTHPSPEDREAAEALRRDWELWKPGVELIELAPQTRSLGRPLSAYVRKLAQTHQDAQVTVLIPETEPARLWQRLLQNQRGSVVAHAVRRDTDAVICRLRFRVTAEAR; this is encoded by the coding sequence ATGTCCATAGACATGGGAAAGCCGAGCGCGGCAGGACGGGCCCCGGGCACGGAGGATCCTCCTGATACCGGTGTGAGGACACCGGCGGACGGCGACCGCCACCGGCTGACCGCCCTCCAGGGGCTGGCCGCGCTGTCCCTGGACGCGATGGCGTCCGTGGCCTACGGGCCGGAGTCGATCGTGCTCGTCCTGGCCGCGGCCGGTGCCCACGGCCTGGGCTTCACCCTTCCCGTCACCCTGGCGATCGCCGCGCTGCTCGCGGTGCTGGTGGCCTCGTACCGGCAGGTGATCGCCGCGTTCCCGGACGGCGGCGGCTCGTACGCGGTCGCCAGACGGCACCTGGGCCGGCGCACGAGCCTGGTCGCGGCGGCCTCCCTGATCCTGGACTACGTCCTGAACGTCGCCGTGTCCGTCACGGCCGGCGTGGCCGCCCTCACCTCGGCCTTCCCCGAGCTGTACGGGGAGCGGGTGTGGATCTGCCTGGGCGTCCTCCTCCTGGTCACCGCGGTGAACCTGCGCGGTGTCGTGGAGTCCGCCAAGGCGTTCCTCGTGCCGACCGCAGTGTTCGTCGGGTCGATCCTCGCGATGGTCGTCGCCGGGCTCTTCCGCAGCGGTCCCGTCAGCACCGCGTCCGCCGCCGGGCACGCCACCGCCCTCGGCGAGGGCGCGACCACCGTCGGCGCGCTGCTGCTGCTGAAGGCCTTCGCCGCCGGCTGCTCCGCCCTGACCGGGGTCGAGGCCGTCGCCAACGCCGTTCCCTCCTTCCGGGCTCCGGCCGCTCGCCGGGCCCAGCGCACCGAGGTCGCGCTCGGCGCGCTCCTGGGCGTGATGCTGATCGGCCTGTCGGTCCTCATCGGGCGCTTCCACCTCCAGCCCGTCGAGGGCGTCACCGTCCTCGCCCAGCTCGCGGACGCCTCCTTCGGCCACAACGCCGCTTTCTACGTGGTCCAGTTCGCCACGATGGTGCTGCTCGCGCTCGCCGCGAACACCTCCTTCGGCGGACTGCCCGTGCTGATGAGCCTGCTCGCCCGGGACAACCACCTGCCGCACGTCTTCGCCCTCAAGGCCGACCGCCAGGTCCACCGCCACGGCGTGGTCTGGCTGGCCCTGGTCTCCGCGCTCCTGCTCGTCTTCTCCGGCGGCGACACCAACACCCTCGTCCCGCTCTTCGCCATCGGCGTCTTCGTCGGCTTCACCATCTGCCAGCTCGGCATGGTCCGGCACTGGTACGGGGAACGGCCGCGCGGCTGGCGGGCGAAGGCGGCCCTCAACGGCTTCGGCGCCCTGCTGACCGGCGTCTCGGCCCTCGTGGTCACCGCCACCAAGTTCACCGAGGGCGCCTGGCTGATCGTCGTCGCGCTGCCGCTGCTCGTCCTCGGCTTCGGACGCGTCCACCGGGCGTACGCCGAGATCGGCGAACGCCTGGAGCTCGGCCGGATCCCGCAGGCACCGCGCCGGTCCCGCTCGCTGGTCGTGGTGCCCGTCTCCGGTCTGTCCCGCCTGACCAGCCAGGCGCTCACGGCCGCCCGCTCACTGGGCGACGAGGTCCTCGCCGTGACCGTCACCCACCCGTCTCCCGAGGACCGTGAAGCGGCCGAAGCCCTGCGGCGCGACTGGGAGCTGTGGAAGCCCGGCGTCGAGCTGATCGAGCTCGCCCCTCAGACCCGATCGCTCGGCCGCCCCCTGTCGGCGTACGTACGGAAGCTGGCGCAGACCCATCAGGACGCGCAGGTGACCGTCCTGATCCCGGAGACCGAACCCGCCCGCCTCTGGCAGCGGCTGCTGCAGAACCAGCGCGGCTCCGTCGTCGCCCACGCGGTCCGCCGCGACACCGACGCCGTGATCTGCCGACTCCGCTTCCGCGTCACGGCCGAGGCACGTTGA
- a CDS encoding STAS domain-containing protein, with amino-acid sequence MTTALIDLKTVARDDRGLRVALAGELDFHTAGQVGPRLRELAGSGHRCLVLDLCGLSFCDSAGIDLLTRLDRHCRAAGTRLLLCDVPPLVVKSIRVLAADRELTFAVS; translated from the coding sequence ATGACGACCGCTTTGATCGACCTGAAGACCGTGGCCCGGGACGACCGCGGTCTGCGCGTCGCCCTGGCCGGAGAGCTCGACTTCCACACGGCCGGGCAGGTGGGGCCGCGTCTGCGGGAACTCGCCGGATCCGGGCACCGGTGCCTCGTCCTGGACCTGTGCGGGCTCTCCTTCTGCGACAGCGCGGGCATCGACCTCCTGACCCGTCTGGACCGCCACTGCCGGGCCGCGGGAACGCGGCTCCTCCTGTGCGACGTTCCGCCCCTGGTGGTCAAGTCCATCCGGGTGCTCGCCGCCGACCGCGAGCTGACGTTCGCCGTGTCGTGA
- the kdpA gene encoding potassium-transporting ATPase subunit KdpA encodes MSPALAGVLQLLALIAALALAYRPLGDYMARVYSSEKHYEPEKWIYKAIGANPSAEMRWPAYLRGVLAFSAVSVLFLYGLQRAQGVLPGSLGFAAIDPDQAFNTAASFVANTNWQSYYGEQAMGHVVQTGGLAVQNFVSAAVGMAVAVALVRGFARSRTGELGNFWADLVRGTVRILLPIAVVGAIVLVACGAIQNFAGIHEVGQFTGGTQQWNGGAVASQEVIKELGTNGGGYFNANSAHPFENPTPFSNLFEIFLILVIPFALTRTFGRMVGNLRQGYAILATMATIWLGFTALMMWTEFSHHGPAFEVAGGAMEGKETRFGVGASAIFSVATTLTSTGAVNSFHSSYTGLGGGIQLLGMQLGEIAPGGVGSGLYGMLVMAIIAVFIAGLMVGRTPEYLGKKIGTREIKFAACYILITPALVLCFTAAAMALPTPPHSMLNSGAHGFSEVLYAYTSGANNNGSAFAGLNADTQWFNSTIGIAMLLGRFLPMVFVLALAGSLAEQKPVPETAGTLRTDKPLYTGLLVGTILIVTGLTYFPALALGPLAEGLAS; translated from the coding sequence ATGAGTCCCGCTCTCGCTGGTGTGCTCCAGCTCCTCGCACTGATCGCCGCGCTCGCGCTGGCCTACCGCCCCCTGGGCGACTACATGGCCCGCGTCTACTCCTCCGAGAAGCACTACGAGCCGGAGAAGTGGATCTACAAGGCGATCGGCGCCAACCCCTCCGCCGAGATGCGCTGGCCCGCCTACCTGCGCGGCGTCCTCGCCTTCTCCGCAGTCAGCGTGCTCTTCCTCTACGGCCTCCAGCGCGCCCAGGGCGTCCTGCCCGGCTCGCTCGGCTTCGCCGCGATCGATCCCGACCAGGCGTTCAACACCGCCGCCTCGTTCGTGGCCAACACGAACTGGCAGTCGTACTACGGCGAGCAGGCCATGGGCCACGTCGTGCAGACCGGCGGCCTCGCGGTGCAGAACTTCGTCTCGGCCGCCGTCGGCATGGCCGTCGCCGTGGCCCTCGTACGGGGCTTCGCCCGCTCCCGCACCGGTGAACTCGGCAACTTCTGGGCCGACCTGGTACGCGGCACCGTCCGCATCCTCCTGCCCATCGCCGTCGTCGGCGCGATCGTCCTCGTCGCCTGCGGCGCGATCCAGAACTTCGCCGGGATCCACGAGGTCGGCCAGTTCACGGGCGGCACCCAGCAGTGGAACGGCGGGGCCGTGGCCTCCCAGGAGGTCATCAAGGAACTGGGAACGAACGGCGGCGGCTACTTCAACGCCAACTCCGCCCACCCCTTCGAGAACCCCACCCCGTTCTCCAACCTCTTCGAGATCTTCCTGATCCTCGTCATCCCGTTCGCGCTGACCCGTACCTTCGGCCGGATGGTCGGCAACCTGCGGCAGGGCTACGCGATCCTCGCGACGATGGCGACGATCTGGCTCGGCTTCACGGCACTGATGATGTGGACCGAGTTCTCGCACCACGGCCCGGCCTTCGAGGTCGCGGGCGGCGCGATGGAGGGCAAGGAGACCCGCTTCGGCGTCGGCGCCTCCGCGATCTTCTCGGTCGCCACGACACTGACCTCGACCGGCGCGGTCAACTCCTTCCACTCCTCCTACACCGGCCTCGGCGGCGGCATCCAGCTACTGGGCATGCAGCTCGGCGAGATCGCCCCCGGCGGTGTCGGCTCCGGCCTCTACGGCATGCTGGTCATGGCGATCATCGCGGTGTTCATCGCCGGTCTGATGGTCGGCCGCACCCCCGAGTACCTGGGCAAGAAGATCGGCACCCGCGAGATCAAGTTCGCGGCCTGCTACATCCTGATCACCCCGGCGCTGGTGCTGTGCTTCACGGCCGCGGCCATGGCCCTGCCGACTCCACCGCACTCGATGCTGAACTCCGGGGCGCACGGCTTCTCCGAGGTGCTGTACGCCTACACCTCGGGCGCCAACAACAACGGCTCCGCGTTCGCGGGCCTGAACGCGGACACCCAGTGGTTCAACTCCACGATCGGCATCGCCATGCTCCTGGGCCGCTTCCTGCCCATGGTGTTCGTCCTGGCGCTCGCCGGTTCGCTCGCCGAGCAGAAGCCCGTCCCCGAGACGGCGGGCACCCTCCGTACCGACAAGCCGCTCTACACCGGCCTCCTCGTCGGCACGATCCTCATCGTCACCGGTCTGACCTACTTCCCCGCCCTCGCGCTGGGGCCGCTCGCCGAAGGGCTCGCATCATGA
- a CDS encoding response regulator, translating into MTGSSAPSPATEPIRVFLLDDHEVVRRGVHDLLDAEPDLTVVGEAGTAEQALVRIPALRPQVAILDVRLQDGDGVGVCRELRSQMPELACLMLTSFDDEEALLDAVMAGASGYVLKQITGTDLVTAVRTVAAGQSMLDPGATARLMARMRGDAPRQEQRAPGLPGFTDREKEILLMVSEGLTNREIGKRLYLAEKTVKNIISRLFVKLGVERRVQAAVIASHALTPPGRQPSAAAE; encoded by the coding sequence ATGACCGGCAGCAGTGCCCCCTCCCCCGCGACGGAACCGATCCGCGTCTTCCTCCTCGACGACCACGAGGTCGTACGCCGGGGAGTGCACGATCTGCTGGACGCCGAGCCCGACCTCACCGTGGTCGGCGAAGCGGGCACGGCCGAGCAGGCGCTGGTCCGCATCCCGGCGCTGCGTCCCCAGGTCGCGATCCTGGACGTGCGGCTCCAGGACGGGGACGGCGTGGGCGTGTGCCGTGAGCTGCGCTCGCAGATGCCGGAGCTGGCGTGCCTGATGCTCACGTCCTTCGACGACGAGGAGGCACTCCTGGACGCCGTGATGGCGGGGGCCTCCGGATACGTTCTGAAGCAGATCACCGGAACCGACCTGGTGACCGCCGTCCGGACGGTGGCCGCCGGCCAGTCGATGCTCGACCCGGGGGCCACCGCCCGGCTGATGGCACGCATGCGCGGAGACGCGCCCCGGCAGGAGCAGCGGGCACCGGGGCTGCCCGGCTTCACGGACCGGGAGAAGGAGATCCTCCTGATGGTCAGCGAGGGGCTCACCAACCGGGAGATCGGCAAGCGGCTGTACCTGGCGGAGAAGACCGTGAAGAACATCATCTCGCGGCTGTTCGTCAAGCTCGGGGTGGAACGACGCGTCCAGGCCGCCGTGATCGCCAGCCACGCCCTGACCCCGCCCGGCCGCCAGCCGTCTGCGGCGGCGGAGTAG
- the kdpB gene encoding potassium-transporting ATPase subunit KdpB, with protein sequence MSTATETRAPHEDLPTGHKPPAGRVGGGLFDPKQLLKSFPDAVRKLDPRIMIKSPVMFVVLVGSVVTTVLAVKDPTEWFGWAITAWLWLTTIFANLAEAVAEGRGKAQADTLRRAKTDSVARRLTTDGRGEEQVPGTDLKIGDLVVCEAGDTIPGDGDVVEGVASVDESAITGESAPVIRESGGDRSAVTGGTKVLSDRIVVKITTKPGETFIDRMIALVEGAARQKTPNEIALNILLASLTIVFLLAVVTLQPFAIYAGAEQSMIVLTALLVCLIPTTIGALLSAIGIAGMDRLVQRNVLAMSGRAVEAAGDVSTLLLDKTGTITLGNRQASEFVPVKGTTEAELADAAQLSSLADETPEGRSIVVLAKEKYGLRERHQGQLSHAEWIAFTAQTRMSGVDVDGKQTRKGAAGSVITWVREQGGQVSDDADLLANRISGAGGTPLLVAVKDGKGARVLGVIHLKDVVKEGMRERFDELRRMGIKTVMITGDNPLTAKAIAEEAGVDDFLAEATPEDKMALIKREQAGGKLVAMTGDGTNDAPALAQADVGVAMNTGTSAAKEAGNMVDLDSNPTKLIEIVEIGKQLLITRGALTTFSIANDVAKYFAIIPAMFAVVYPGLDKLNVMGLHSPESAILSAVVFNALIIIALVPLALKGVQYKPTSADRMLRRNLGLYGVGGLIAPFIGIKLIDLLISLIPGIG encoded by the coding sequence ATGAGCACCGCCACTGAGACCCGTGCCCCGCACGAGGACCTGCCCACCGGCCACAAGCCGCCCGCCGGCCGCGTCGGCGGGGGCCTGTTCGACCCCAAGCAGCTGCTGAAGTCCTTCCCCGACGCGGTGCGCAAGCTCGACCCGCGCATCATGATCAAGTCGCCGGTCATGTTCGTGGTCCTCGTCGGCTCGGTCGTCACGACCGTGCTGGCCGTCAAGGACCCGACGGAGTGGTTCGGCTGGGCGATCACCGCCTGGCTGTGGCTGACCACGATCTTCGCCAACCTCGCCGAGGCCGTGGCCGAGGGCCGCGGCAAGGCCCAGGCGGACACCCTGCGCAGGGCCAAGACCGACTCCGTCGCCCGCCGCCTGACCACGGACGGCAGGGGCGAGGAACAGGTCCCGGGCACCGACCTGAAGATCGGCGACCTGGTGGTCTGCGAAGCCGGCGACACCATCCCCGGCGACGGTGACGTCGTCGAAGGCGTGGCCTCGGTCGACGAGTCGGCGATCACTGGCGAGTCCGCCCCGGTGATCCGGGAGTCCGGCGGCGACCGCAGCGCGGTGACCGGCGGAACGAAGGTCCTCTCCGACCGGATCGTCGTCAAGATCACGACGAAGCCGGGCGAGACGTTCATCGACCGCATGATCGCCCTGGTGGAGGGCGCGGCCCGGCAGAAGACGCCGAACGAGATCGCGCTGAACATCCTCCTCGCGTCCCTGACGATCGTCTTCCTCCTGGCCGTCGTCACCCTCCAGCCGTTCGCGATCTACGCGGGCGCCGAGCAGTCGATGATCGTGCTGACGGCCCTGCTGGTGTGCCTGATCCCGACCACGATCGGCGCGCTGCTCTCCGCCATCGGCATCGCCGGCATGGACCGCCTCGTGCAGCGCAACGTCCTGGCCATGTCCGGCCGGGCCGTCGAAGCCGCGGGCGACGTCTCCACCCTCCTGCTCGACAAGACGGGCACCATCACCCTCGGCAACCGCCAGGCCTCCGAGTTCGTACCGGTCAAGGGGACGACGGAGGCCGAGCTGGCGGACGCCGCCCAGCTGTCCTCCCTCGCGGACGAGACCCCCGAGGGCCGTTCCATCGTCGTCCTGGCGAAGGAGAAGTACGGGCTGCGCGAGCGCCACCAGGGCCAGCTCTCGCACGCCGAGTGGATCGCCTTCACCGCCCAGACCCGTATGTCGGGTGTGGACGTGGACGGCAAGCAGACCCGCAAGGGCGCGGCCGGATCGGTGATCACCTGGGTCAGGGAGCAGGGCGGCCAGGTCTCCGACGACGCCGACCTGCTCGCCAACCGCATCTCCGGGGCCGGCGGCACCCCGCTGCTGGTGGCCGTCAAGGACGGGAAGGGCGCCCGTGTCCTGGGCGTCATCCACCTGAAGGACGTGGTCAAGGAGGGCATGCGCGAGCGGTTCGACGAGCTGCGGCGCATGGGCATCAAGACCGTCATGATCACCGGTGACAACCCGCTGACGGCCAAGGCCATCGCCGAAGAGGCCGGTGTCGACGACTTCCTCGCCGAGGCAACGCCCGAGGACAAGATGGCGCTCATCAAGCGGGAGCAGGCCGGCGGGAAGCTCGTCGCGATGACGGGCGACGGCACCAACGACGCCCCCGCACTGGCGCAGGCCGACGTGGGCGTCGCCATGAACACGGGCACCTCGGCCGCCAAGGAGGCCGGGAACATGGTGGACCTGGACTCCAACCCCACCAAACTCATCGAGATCGTCGAGATCGGCAAGCAGCTCCTCATCACCCGGGGCGCCCTCACGACCTTCTCCATCGCCAACGACGTCGCCAAGTACTTCGCGATCATCCCGGCGATGTTCGCGGTGGTCTACCCGGGCCTCGACAAGCTCAACGTCATGGGCCTGCACTCCCCCGAGTCGGCGATCCTCTCCGCGGTCGTCTTCAACGCGCTGATCATCATCGCCCTCGTCCCGCTCGCCCTCAAGGGCGTGCAGTACAAGCCGACCAGCGCCGACAGGATGCTCCGCCGCAATCTGGGGCTGTACGGGGTCGGCGGTCTGATCGCCCCCTTCATCGGCATCAAGCTCATCGACCTCCTCATCTCCCTCATCCCCGGAATCGGCTGA